One window of Trifolium pratense cultivar HEN17-A07 linkage group LG5, ARS_RC_1.1, whole genome shotgun sequence genomic DNA carries:
- the LOC123884358 gene encoding glycerophosphocholine acyltransferase 1-like — protein sequence MSENEEHTEYTADTEPSAAARKRLRDRSKEVLSKQAVKIAKRAEEHETFFNKVIHLLNVLGFGGFCFLLGARPQDVPLVYCLFYVVFVPLRWIYYRFKKWHYYLLDFCYYANTIFLVYLLFYPKNEKLFLVCFSFAEGPLAWALIVWRCSLVFNSVDKIISVLIHLLPGLVFFTIRWWNPETLVAMRPEGAAARVTWPYIEDKSYLCTWLFLVPLIVYTLWQILYFLIVNVLRRQRFLRDPEVMTSYKELSKKAQKANNMWWRLSGLLGDNNRLLMFILLQGMFTVATMALTVPIFLSYKLSVVFQILKVSASVWNGASFLLEVMPRQVILKEKKKSEMQTVPSNSN from the exons ATGTCAGAAAACGAAGAACACACAGAATACACAGCAGACACCGAACCCTCTGCAGCGGCCAGAAAACGTTTGAGGGATAGGTCAAAG GAGGTATTGTCCAAACAAGCCGTTAAGATCGCAAAACGTGCTGAAGAACATGAAACTTTCTTCAACAAG GTTATTCATTTATTGAATGTTCTTGGCTTTGGTGGATTTTGTTTCCTCTTAGGGGCAA GACCTCAAGATGTTcctttagtctattgtttgttCTATGTTGTGTTTGTTCCTCTTCGTTGGATATATTATAGGTTCAAGAAATGGCATTACTATCTCCTG GACTTTTGCTACTATGCCAATACAATCTTCTTggtttatcttcttttttatcCAAAGAATGAAAAGCTTTTTCTGGTTTGCTTTTCATTTGCCGAG GGGCCATTAGCGTGGGCTTTGATTGTTTGGCGTTGCAGTTTGGTGTTCAATTCTGTTGACAAAATCATTAGTGTTCTCATCCATCTTTTACCTG gatTGGTTTTCTTTACCATTCGATGGTGGAATCCTGAAACCTTAGTAGCCATGCGACCAGAGGGAGCTGCCGCAAGAGTTACATGGCCTTATATTGAAGATAAATCCTATTTATGTACATGGTTGTTTTTGGTCCCCTTAATAGTTTACACCCTGTGGCAGATTCTATACTTCCTCATTGTCAATGTCTTGCGTCGACAGCGGTTCTTAAGAGATCCTGAAGTCATGACTTCCTACAA GGAACTTTCTAAAAAAGCTCAGAAAGCGAACAACATGTGGTGGCGCTTAAGTGGCTTGCTTGGAGATAATAACCGCTTGTTAATGTTCATTCTACTTCAAGGAATGTTTACGGTGGCAACAATGGCACTGACTGTTCCGATATTCTTGTCCTATAAATTGTCGGTGGTTTTCCAAATACTGAAGGTTTCTGCATCAGTGTGGAATGGAGCAAGCTTTCTGTTAGAGGTAATGCCTAGGCAGGTAATTCTGAAGGAGAAAAAGAAATCAGAGATGCAAACTGTTCCATCCAATTCAAATTGA